TTTGAAAATAAAATAAATAACATTCATCAATAAAAGCTTTAAGCAACACAATGTTTCCCTTTTGTTAAAGCGAGCTTTGCTCGCCAAGGCAAGGAGCGGAGCTCCGCGCAGCTCGTGATTCTTGAACGAGCGGAGGGCGTTTGGGATCTTGTTTCGATATTGTGTGGTTCCTGAGATATAATAGTCAGTGGAAAGGATCCACATGGGATTGTGCTATTTCCTCCTGTAGTTCTGTCTACGCGTTTAAGCATGCAACCCAGACCGTTGTTATCATTACCAACACACTATCTGTTTCGACATTTGGACAAGCCTACCTTGAGTAGAAGGTGGAAAAGCAGCTCTTGCCCTTTGTCATTATATTCTCGTAAACGAGGTTGTGATTACACAACGTGTATCTTGGGAAGCCCACAGTATCGAAGCATTTTCCTAATTTTTTTGAAAGGAGGTCCTTCCCGTGAAATTATTTGTAGGTATAGACGTTAGCTCAGAAAAACTAGATACATGTTATTTAACCGATGAAATGGTGGTGTTGTTAAATCACACCTATGGCAATGATACCCAAGGTGCCTGGGAGCTGAAAGAACAGATTCTCTCCTTTCACGAAACCTATTCGTTTGACCAGATTGTGATTGGTATGGAATCTACTTCCATGTATAGCTATCATCCAGCGGTAAATTTTCACCAAGATGAACAGCTTCAAGCCATTCACGCCATTACCATCATTGAAAATCCGCATCGAATTAAACAATATATGAAAATGTTTGATGCGGATAAAACCGACCCGATCGATGCGTTCATGATCGCCGATTACTTGCGGATTCAACGCTATACGAATTCTCCTATCAAAGGAGAAAAATATATGGCCCTTCAACGATTGACTCGTACACGATATCAAATCGTGCGGCAATTAGTGGAGGTGAAACAACATTTTATCGAAAATCTTTCGTATAAATGCAATACCCTAAAAAAGGAATTACGTGAAGCCGAAGGTTCCACGACCGTTTTCAGTGCCGCCATCATGGATCTTTTCACCCAAGACTTGTCCTTAGACGACTTGGCGAACCTGCCTTTGAAAGACTTGGCCGAATGGCTCCAATCCAAAAGGCGCGGCCGCTTTAAAGACCCCGAAGGGTTAGCGAAAACGATCCAACGAGCCGTCCGTAGTTCCTACCGGCTCGATCAAGTCATGAGCGAATCGATCGATATGATCTTAGGTATCCTTGTGCGTGAAATTCGTTCCTTGGAAAAAGCCGTTAAAGACTGTAACCAAGGGATTGAAGATCTCGTCCAAACGGTGCCCGAATACCAATGTTTAACCAGTATTCCTGGTGTAGGCCCTGTTTACGCCGCTGGCTTGTTAGCTGAAATTGGTCAAATCGAACGTTTTCCTGATCAAACCAGTTTAGCTAAGTATGCCGGGCTCACTTGGCCCAAGCATCAGTCAGGACGTCATGAAGCTGAAAACACCCCCTTAACGAAAAAAGGCAATCGCTATTTCCGTTACTACTTAATTGAAGCTGCCAATTCTGTCAAATGTTTGATGCGGATAAAACCGACCCGATCGATGCGTTCATGATCGCCGATTACTTGCGGATTCAACGCTATACGAATTCTCCTATCAAAGGAGAAAAATATATGGCCCTTCAACGATTGACTCGTACACGATATCAAATCGTGCGGCAATTAGTGGAGGTGAAACAACATTTTATCGAAAATCTTTCGTATAAATGCAATACCCTAAAAAAGGAATTACGTGAAGCCGAAGGTTCCACGACCGTTTTCAGTGCCGCCATCATGGATCTTTTCACCCAAGACTTGTCCTTAGACGACTTGGCGAACCTGCCTTTGAAAGACTTGGCCGAATGGCTCCAATCCAAAAGGCGCGGCCGCTTTAAAGACCCCGAAGGGTTAGCGAAAACGATCCAACGAGCCGTCCGTAGTTCCTACCGGCTCGATCAAGTCATGAGCGAATCGATCGATATGATCTTAGGTATCCTTGTGCGTGAAATTCGTTCCTTGGAAAAAGCCGTTAAAGACTGTAACCAAGGGATTGAAGATCTCGTCCAAACGGTGCCCGAATACCAATGTTTAACCAGTATTCCTGGTGTAGGCCCTGTTTACGCCGCTGGCTTGTTAGCTGAAATTGGTCAAATCGAACGTTTTCCTGATCAAACCAGTTTAGCTAAGTATGCCGGGCTCACTTGGCCCAAGCATCAGTCAGGACGTCATGAAGCTGAAAACACCCCCTTAACGAAAAAAGGCAATCGCTATTTCCGTTACTACTTAATTGAAGCTGCCAATTCTGTCAGTCGACATTTGCCCGAATATCAAGCCTTTTATCGTAAAAAGTATCAAGAAACACCGAAACATCAACACAAAAGAGCCCTCGTTTTAACTGCAAGAAAATTTGTGCGCTTGGTGGATACGCTACTACGGAACCACCAACTCTATACGCCACCTAGGAGCGTGATAGAAAAATAACGAAAAAGTTATTTGCGCATTGCTAGGGAAACAGCCTATGAAAACGCTTGATTTGCATAGGCCTAGTTCAGTGCGCCTATTTTTTAGTGGTAGAGTAACAATAAATTCATTTTTTATCTTGACTCTTTACCACTATGCTTAAATTCTCTTCCTATGAACTCGTTTTGATTTTATCATAATTTAATTTTGAAAGCTTGTTATATTATAAACTGATTTTTGCCCCTAGTGGGATCATAATCTTTTAGCTGTGCATTTCTTTGACGTCGCCAGAGTAAAAAAGCCCAGCTAGCCAAAAATAAGACAAGCGAAAGAAGTTGGGAGATACGAATAGAACTAAATAAATATAAACTATCCGTACGCAGTCCTTCAATAAAAAAGCGTCCAAAACTATACCAAATCACATAGCTTAAAGCCACTTCACCTTCTTTAAACAAGCCTTTTTTTCTACGTAATAACAACAATAAAATAAACCCTAGTATACTCCAAACCGATTCATATAGAAAAGTTGGCTGGCGATAAGCCCCTTCAATATAAACGTTATTAATAATAAAATCTGGA
This region of Tetragenococcus osmophilus genomic DNA includes:
- a CDS encoding IS110 family transposase, yielding MKLFVGIDVSSEKLDTCYLTDEMVVLLNHTYGNDTQGAWELKEQILSFHETYSFDQIVIGMESTSMYSYHPAVNFHQDEQLQAIHAITIIENPHRIKQYMKMFDADKTDPIDAFMIADYLRIQRYTNSPIKGEKYMALQRLTRTRYQIVRQLVEVKQHFIENLSYKCNTLKKELREAEGSTTVFSAAIMDLFTQDLSLDDLANLPLKDLAEWLQSKRRGRFKDPEGLAKTIQRAVRSSYRLDQVMSESIDMILGILVREIRSLEKAVKDCNQGIEDLVQTVPEYQCLTSIPGVGPVYAAGLLAEIGQIERFPDQTSLAKYAGLTWPKHQSGRHEAENTPLTKKGNRYFRYYLIEAANSVKCLMRIKPTRSMRS